The Sphingosinithalassobacter sp. CS137 genome includes a region encoding these proteins:
- a CDS encoding DNA methyltransferase produces the protein MDADEFIAKWQVSGGNERANTQLFVTDLCALLGVDQPQPTQSDTVRNDYVFERHVVKAEIDGTTSNGWIDLYKRDCFILEAKQGSAADANAVDEGRGDALRDLFGQTAAERFKRGMAKRGTEQWTGAMLRAAGQADGYARALPEGHGWPPFLLVSDIGYCIDVYANFACDGRPYVPFPDRRRFRITLEDLRDEDVLTRLAAIWTAPMLLDPSAEAARVTREVANHLAALAKNIEAREQNPDRVAAFLMRLLFTMFAEDTRLIPKKSFSALLAKVRDRPENLPPQLTDLWKAMDKGRFTGALGEAGETVRRFNGYLFKDTTAIALTTGEIDVLLGAAKADWRQVEPAIFGTLLERALNPKERAKLGAHYTPRAYVERLVGPTIMEPLREDWLGARTAAMEAAEAGDREKARRLVEAFHGQLAQTKVLDPACGTGNFLYVALARMKELEGEVLELLEELGDERYLAELSGHTITPENFLGIEINPRAAEIAQLVLWIGYLQWHFRVNGEDRMPEPPVLRDVKTIECRDALIEWDRRELVRDDQNRPVTRWDGTTMKRQASTNRLIPDESARAEIYRYIEPRQARWPDANFIIGNPPFIGCRRMRKRLSSPYVDALRLAYNDLSGEIDFVTYWWARSAMLVGIGKVRRFGLITTKTIAQPSNRSVLREHLEKDRGRLIHLKFAIPNHPWHDQETTASVRIAMTVGAAGDSAGCCGQ, from the coding sequence GTGGACGCTGACGAATTCATCGCAAAGTGGCAGGTATCAGGGGGCAATGAGCGCGCGAACACGCAGCTGTTCGTGACCGACCTGTGTGCGCTGCTCGGCGTCGACCAGCCGCAGCCGACGCAGAGCGATACCGTGCGCAACGACTACGTGTTCGAGCGCCACGTGGTAAAAGCCGAGATCGACGGTACTACCTCCAATGGCTGGATCGACCTCTACAAGCGTGACTGCTTCATCCTCGAAGCTAAGCAGGGCAGCGCTGCAGACGCCAACGCAGTGGACGAGGGCCGGGGCGATGCCTTGCGCGACCTCTTCGGCCAAACCGCCGCTGAGCGCTTCAAGCGCGGCATGGCGAAGCGCGGCACTGAGCAATGGACTGGCGCCATGTTGCGCGCTGCCGGCCAGGCCGATGGTTATGCCCGTGCCCTTCCCGAAGGTCACGGCTGGCCACCGTTCCTGCTGGTGAGTGATATCGGCTATTGCATCGACGTCTATGCCAACTTCGCCTGCGACGGGCGGCCCTACGTCCCGTTCCCGGACCGCCGGCGGTTCCGCATCACGCTGGAGGACTTGCGCGACGAAGACGTACTCACGCGACTGGCGGCGATCTGGACCGCCCCCATGTTGCTCGACCCTTCAGCCGAGGCGGCGCGCGTCACGCGCGAGGTGGCCAACCATCTCGCCGCTTTGGCCAAGAATATCGAGGCGCGCGAGCAGAACCCCGACCGCGTTGCCGCCTTCCTGATGCGCCTGCTGTTCACGATGTTCGCCGAGGACACGCGCCTTATTCCGAAGAAGAGCTTCAGTGCGCTGCTGGCGAAGGTGCGCGACCGGCCCGAGAACCTGCCGCCGCAACTCACCGATCTTTGGAAGGCGATGGACAAAGGTCGCTTTACCGGCGCGCTAGGCGAAGCGGGCGAGACCGTGCGCCGGTTCAACGGCTACCTGTTCAAGGATACCACGGCGATTGCGCTGACCACGGGTGAGATCGACGTGCTGCTCGGGGCGGCCAAGGCTGACTGGCGGCAGGTCGAGCCGGCGATCTTCGGGACTCTACTGGAGCGCGCGCTCAACCCAAAGGAGCGGGCGAAGCTTGGCGCGCATTACACCCCGCGCGCCTACGTCGAGCGGCTGGTCGGGCCGACGATCATGGAGCCGCTGCGCGAGGACTGGCTTGGCGCCCGCACGGCAGCGATGGAAGCGGCCGAGGCGGGCGACCGGGAGAAGGCGCGGCGGCTCGTCGAGGCGTTCCACGGGCAGCTGGCGCAGACCAAGGTGCTCGATCCCGCCTGCGGCACGGGCAATTTCCTCTACGTCGCATTGGCGCGGATGAAGGAGCTCGAAGGTGAAGTGCTCGAGCTACTCGAGGAACTAGGCGACGAGCGCTACCTTGCCGAGCTGTCCGGCCACACGATCACCCCTGAGAACTTCCTCGGTATCGAGATCAACCCGCGCGCGGCGGAGATCGCCCAGCTGGTGCTGTGGATCGGCTATCTCCAATGGCACTTCCGGGTGAACGGCGAGGATCGAATGCCGGAGCCGCCGGTGCTGCGCGACGTGAAGACCATCGAGTGCAGGGATGCGCTGATTGAGTGGGATAGGCGCGAGCTAGTTCGCGACGATCAAAATCGGCCCGTTACGCGTTGGGACGGCACTACAATGAAGCGCCAAGCGTCGACAAATCGGCTGATCCCAGACGAGTCGGCGCGCGCGGAGATCTATAGATACATCGAGCCAAGACAGGCGCGATGGCCGGACGCCAATTTCATAATCGGCAATCCTCCTTTCATCGGGTGCCGTCGGATGCGTAAGCGACTTAGTTCGCCTTACGTGGACGCCTTGCGGTTGGCCTACAACGATCTCTCCGGCGAAATCGACTTTGTAACCTATTGGTGGGCACGGTCCGCGATGCTTGTCGGCATAGGGAAGGTGCGGCGCTTCGGACTAATAACGACCAAGACGATCGCGCAGCCTAGCAACCGTTCGGTCTTACGTGAGCACCTTGAGAAGGATCGTGGACGTCTGATCCACCTTAAATTCGCAATCCCCAATCATCCCTGGCACGATCAAGAGACGACTGCCTCGGTGCGAATTGCGATGACCGTTGGCGCAGCCGGCGACAGCGCAGGCTGTTGTGGACAATAA
- a CDS encoding HlyD family secretion protein, with amino-acid sequence MTDNSNQPEQEGTTPTKPQSRRGLRIVLILVGLAVLLGGIWWYYRHVSYGQYMQSTDNAYVAADSVVISSKVAGYVEEVFVGENEQVALGGALVQLDLRDYQAQAQQARAQIAATLAGADTIRSQVAEQDAAIRQARGQLAAARAALDLANDQVARYRPLAATGAEPREKLDQYEAQARQARAELAAAQAAVAAATARRGTLFEQISQTQAQADAARAQLETADLTVESTLLRASKAGRVGDLSVRVGQFVQPGQRLMTVVPVRAIYVTANFKETQVGLIRAGQSVRLEVDALPDLEIAGRVVSISPGTGAEFSILPPENATGNFTKIVQRIPVRIAIDAPPEVRRLLVPGMSVVATVDTRNAAGELEEISSRTQ; translated from the coding sequence ATGACCGATAACTCCAACCAACCGGAGCAGGAGGGCACAACCCCAACGAAACCGCAATCGCGGCGTGGCTTGCGCATCGTGCTAATCCTCGTTGGTCTTGCCGTGCTGCTTGGCGGGATCTGGTGGTACTACCGGCACGTAAGCTACGGACAATACATGCAGTCGACCGATAACGCCTATGTCGCTGCCGACAGCGTCGTTATCTCTTCCAAGGTAGCGGGATACGTCGAAGAGGTCTTCGTGGGGGAGAACGAGCAGGTTGCTCTCGGCGGAGCCCTCGTACAACTGGATCTGCGGGATTATCAGGCGCAAGCGCAACAGGCGCGCGCACAGATCGCTGCGACCCTGGCCGGTGCCGACACAATCCGTTCTCAGGTAGCTGAACAGGATGCAGCCATTCGCCAGGCGCGGGGCCAACTCGCCGCCGCGCGCGCAGCACTCGACCTCGCGAACGACCAGGTGGCGCGATATCGGCCCCTTGCCGCGACAGGAGCCGAACCGCGGGAAAAGCTCGATCAGTATGAGGCGCAGGCGCGGCAGGCGCGGGCCGAACTCGCCGCTGCGCAGGCGGCGGTCGCTGCCGCGACCGCTCGCCGGGGGACCCTGTTCGAGCAGATCAGCCAGACCCAGGCGCAGGCGGACGCTGCTCGCGCTCAGCTGGAAACAGCCGACCTTACGGTTGAATCGACCTTGCTGCGCGCCAGCAAGGCCGGCCGCGTCGGCGATCTCTCGGTGAGGGTGGGCCAGTTCGTGCAACCGGGTCAACGTTTGATGACGGTGGTTCCGGTGAGGGCGATCTACGTGACGGCAAACTTCAAGGAAACGCAGGTCGGCCTGATCCGGGCCGGCCAGAGCGTCAGGCTCGAAGTTGACGCCCTGCCCGACCTTGAGATCGCGGGACGAGTGGTCAGCATATCGCCGGGAACGGGCGCGGAATTTTCCATCCTCCCCCCCGAAAATGCCACCGGCAACTTTACCAAGATCGTTCAACGGATACCCGTCCGCATCGCTATCGATGCTCCCCCTGAAGTGCGGCGTCTGCTCGTTCCCGGCATGTCGGTAGTGGCTACGGTCGACACCCGGAATGCTGCCGGCGAATTGGAAGAGATCTCGAGTCGGACTCAATGA
- a CDS encoding MarR family transcriptional regulator translates to MDEKPDTMSRSQRRQKVITDDDRILYLMDEISRGARRVYDARVARIGLNQTQWRIIGQLLRDPALTQAEIAKKLELESATIGQAVAGLCARGLMKRLRAETDRRAWQLILTEQLDDLLPELRGSADRLHGLLWRDIAADEKRTLQQILARVSENLDQLRAEAE, encoded by the coding sequence ATGGATGAAAAACCAGATACCATGTCACGGTCTCAGCGTCGGCAGAAGGTCATCACCGATGATGACCGCATTCTCTATCTTATGGACGAGATCAGTCGCGGCGCGCGCAGAGTGTACGATGCGAGGGTCGCCAGGATCGGTCTCAATCAGACACAGTGGAGGATCATCGGACAACTTCTTCGCGATCCTGCCCTTACGCAGGCTGAAATCGCCAAGAAACTGGAACTGGAATCGGCGACCATCGGCCAGGCGGTTGCAGGTCTTTGCGCACGCGGGCTGATGAAAAGGCTTCGAGCTGAGACGGATCGGCGAGCGTGGCAGCTCATCCTCACGGAGCAGCTTGACGATCTGCTGCCCGAACTGAGAGGCTCCGCGGATAGGCTTCATGGTCTGCTTTGGCGCGACATTGCCGCCGACGAGAAGCGAACGTTGCAGCAGATTCTTGCAAGGGTATCGGAAAATCTGGACCAACTCCGGGCCGAGGCTGAGTAA
- a CDS encoding alpha/beta fold hydrolase has protein sequence MARETFTIEGAGAISLTAEAEGDAYAKPVLLAHGGGQTRRAWRRVVSELAQAGFRAIAFDMRGHGDSDWSPCGAYEMRDFAADLVAAASRLDQKPALVGASLGGLAGLIAAGELAPGSFASLTLVDIAPRMEPSGVMRVVGFMEEHVDSGFASPEEAADVIARYMPHRPKRGASDGLKNYLRQKSDGRFYWHWDPVFIRNIMSARQGDPDSQERQSAMLSQAAANLTLPLHLIRGGSSDLVSEEAVLHLRQLAPHAEYTDIADATHMVVGDANDAFSAAIVDFLGRHHSSDTAQPQGTREL, from the coding sequence ATGGCGAGAGAAACCTTTACGATTGAGGGCGCAGGCGCAATTTCTCTTACAGCCGAGGCTGAGGGGGATGCCTACGCTAAACCCGTCCTTCTTGCGCACGGCGGCGGGCAGACACGGCGCGCGTGGAGAAGGGTGGTCAGCGAGTTGGCTCAAGCCGGCTTTCGCGCAATCGCCTTCGACATGCGCGGTCACGGAGACAGCGATTGGTCGCCATGCGGAGCTTACGAAATGCGCGACTTCGCGGCGGATCTGGTCGCTGCAGCGTCGCGCCTGGACCAGAAGCCAGCGCTGGTCGGCGCTTCACTGGGCGGGCTCGCTGGACTGATTGCCGCAGGGGAGCTTGCTCCAGGTAGCTTTGCTTCACTCACATTGGTCGACATTGCCCCGCGCATGGAGCCCAGCGGTGTGATGCGCGTGGTTGGTTTCATGGAAGAGCATGTCGATAGCGGCTTCGCCTCACCAGAGGAGGCGGCCGACGTGATCGCTCGCTACATGCCGCATCGTCCCAAGCGGGGCGCGAGCGATGGTCTGAAAAACTATCTGCGGCAGAAGTCGGATGGGCGCTTCTATTGGCACTGGGACCCGGTGTTTATCCGTAATATAATGTCAGCCAGACAAGGCGACCCAGACAGCCAAGAACGTCAATCGGCAATGCTGAGCCAAGCTGCGGCGAATCTCACGCTTCCGCTTCACCTCATCCGAGGCGGCTCTAGCGATCTTGTTTCCGAAGAGGCCGTTTTGCATCTGCGACAACTCGCCCCCCATGCAGAATACACCGATATTGCCGATGCCACGCACATGGTGGTGGGCGATGCGAACGATGCCTTCTCCGCCGCTATCGTCGATTTCCTAGGGCGCCATCACTCATCCGATACGGCTCAGCCACAGGGGACGAGGGAGCTATGA
- a CDS encoding hotdog fold thioesterase, with the protein MIDRERLQEMLHIAPFHRWLGLEIATCSDQSIAITMPWREEIVSNPMIGSAHGGILASLVDLTGLYTLLAGGVAARATADLHVDYHRPATSGPLTAHGQIVKIGRQISVAETRVLEPDDKLVASGRGAYFSSTGSLDQRGGTIDLE; encoded by the coding sequence ATGATCGATCGAGAGCGCTTGCAGGAAATGCTGCATATCGCGCCGTTTCACCGATGGCTTGGGCTGGAGATTGCGACATGCTCCGACCAGTCAATCGCGATCACCATGCCATGGCGCGAAGAGATCGTGTCGAACCCTATGATTGGGTCGGCGCATGGAGGGATCCTGGCTTCACTGGTCGACCTCACCGGGCTTTATACTCTGCTTGCCGGGGGCGTCGCGGCGAGAGCGACGGCCGATCTGCATGTCGATTACCACCGTCCTGCAACCTCAGGACCTCTCACTGCTCACGGACAGATCGTGAAGATCGGGCGACAGATTTCGGTGGCCGAAACCCGGGTTCTCGAGCCCGACGACAAGTTGGTCGCCAGCGGCAGGGGCGCCTACTTCTCGTCAACCGGATCACTTGATCAGCGCGGCGGGACTATTGATCTCGAATAG
- a CDS encoding ABC1 kinase family protein: protein MASPPEKPISSIARAAEIGQILMRHGAKNLAGALGFIPSSSNVIDPREFRPAAVVAFLRDIGPVGIKLGQLLATRSDLFTEHWITAFSTLHDQVSSVPFADIEPVLASSWGEDWRSDFAQFDEKPLASASIAQTYSARLRDGSEVIVKVRRPGTAARMEADVRLLIRLAGIVEARSPDIARYRPVEFLRTFGRNLAWEMDLAAESRACERIGAYLDTIGVRTPAIHWELTGLRVNVQERLYGRPASSLGSPSDDPRVAAFAKSYANAVLRMIILNGEFHGDPHPGNVFMIGEQDVGFIDFGSVGTLTKARRDEIVRLVLAIAGEETSDVANVLLAWAGEPKVDRDALAVDLDQLIGEFRGTVLSGIEFSQIFSRVFDLLRDYRLVLPPDLAILLRTLLTAEGFVRSLAPDYNIAEETRPIMTELLAERFSLGSARSGLKRLRGQLLGLSASLPDILATANSIAKSGYVPVQLDPLSIEQLTGLRNERQSLKGPLAAALIIASALLVDQSWLLAGGALVIAGVVLIRKS, encoded by the coding sequence ATGGCATCGCCCCCGGAAAAGCCTATCAGCAGCATCGCTCGCGCCGCGGAGATCGGCCAAATCCTAATGAGGCACGGCGCGAAGAATCTCGCCGGAGCCCTCGGATTTATTCCCTCTTCGAGCAATGTCATCGATCCTCGCGAATTTCGTCCGGCTGCAGTTGTGGCGTTCCTCCGTGACATCGGGCCAGTCGGCATAAAGCTGGGGCAACTCCTCGCCACCCGAAGCGATCTGTTTACCGAACACTGGATCACGGCATTCTCAACCCTGCACGATCAGGTGTCGTCAGTGCCCTTCGCAGATATCGAGCCCGTACTTGCTTCAAGCTGGGGTGAGGACTGGCGGAGCGACTTTGCGCAGTTCGACGAAAAGCCTTTGGCCTCTGCCTCCATAGCGCAAACCTATTCCGCCAGACTGCGGGACGGAAGCGAGGTCATCGTGAAGGTTCGGCGGCCAGGCACTGCCGCTCGGATGGAGGCTGATGTGCGCCTCCTTATACGCCTTGCCGGGATCGTGGAAGCACGGTCGCCGGACATCGCGCGTTACCGGCCAGTCGAGTTTCTGCGGACCTTCGGCCGCAATCTTGCCTGGGAGATGGACCTCGCTGCGGAATCCCGAGCCTGCGAGCGGATCGGCGCATATCTCGATACCATCGGCGTCAGGACCCCGGCCATCCATTGGGAACTGACCGGGCTGCGGGTGAACGTTCAGGAACGCCTGTACGGCAGGCCCGCGTCTTCGTTGGGCAGCCCATCGGACGACCCGCGGGTGGCGGCTTTCGCTAAAAGCTATGCCAACGCTGTCCTGCGGATGATCATCCTGAACGGCGAATTTCACGGCGACCCCCATCCCGGTAACGTCTTCATGATCGGCGAGCAGGATGTCGGCTTCATCGACTTTGGATCGGTCGGGACGCTCACCAAGGCCAGGCGCGACGAGATCGTCCGCCTCGTGCTTGCGATCGCTGGTGAGGAAACCAGCGATGTCGCGAATGTCCTGCTCGCATGGGCGGGGGAGCCGAAGGTGGATCGCGATGCGCTCGCGGTGGATCTGGATCAGTTGATCGGAGAGTTCAGGGGGACCGTGTTATCTGGCATCGAGTTCTCGCAGATTTTTTCCCGCGTTTTCGACCTGTTGCGGGATTATCGACTGGTTCTGCCACCTGATCTGGCCATTCTTCTGCGTACCTTGTTGACTGCAGAGGGCTTCGTCCGATCGCTGGCACCGGACTACAACATCGCCGAAGAGACCCGGCCGATCATGACGGAGCTTCTCGCCGAGCGGTTCTCGCTCGGCAGCGCTCGGTCGGGTTTGAAGAGACTTCGCGGTCAGCTGCTGGGTTTGTCGGCGTCCTTGCCCGACATACTTGCCACTGCGAACTCGATCGCAAAGTCAGGATATGTGCCGGTTCAGCTCGATCCGCTCAGTATCGAGCAGCTCACTGGACTTCGCAATGAGCGTCAGTCCTTGAAAGGCCCTCTAGCTGCCGCATTGATCATAGCTAGCGCGTTGCTTGTCGATCAATCCTGGCTTCTGGCTGGCGGCGCGCTTGTGATTGCTGGGGTGGTGCTCATCCGAAAGTCATAA
- a CDS encoding MDR family MFS transporter: protein MTEILAAQDTSIGPAGSRKNADVTAWVAVAAGALGAMLATLDISIVNSALPVIQGEIGATGAEGTWIATSFLVAEIVVIPLSAWLERLFGLRTLLIIAVSAFTAFSVLCGVATDLTTMIIGRTGQGFMGGVLIPTAMTIVAKRLPPHQQPIGMALFGMTVVLGPVMGPLIGGWLTENLSWHYAFFVNVPVCAILLLLLFIGLPHEKPKWEYLTDADWAGILGLILGLGGLTVVLEEGHREEWFESSLIRWLTVVTIIGFACLIYGQVKARKPVLKLQLLFNRQFASVAIMALALGMVMYGSTYVIPQFLAIISDYNAFQTGLVIFWMGVPAFLLMPVLPLMIRKVDIRIAVGTGMLLMAISCFVSTSLTAESGGAVFTEGQLIRGAGMILAMMFLNQATVASVAKEDAGDASGIFNAARNLGGSFALSALASFQDQRIWHHSRRMEETLNANSVSLQDYLEGLARNFGGMEGAMAVLSRTLQREAFIMTYNDVFLVMGILTLATVPLVLFLRPLPKNVSLSMH, encoded by the coding sequence ATGACCGAGATACTGGCAGCGCAGGACACTTCGATCGGGCCGGCCGGGAGCCGAAAGAACGCAGACGTTACTGCCTGGGTCGCTGTGGCCGCGGGCGCGCTCGGCGCCATGCTCGCGACGCTGGACATATCAATCGTCAATTCCGCACTCCCCGTCATTCAGGGCGAGATCGGTGCCACAGGCGCCGAAGGCACCTGGATTGCTACGTCATTTCTCGTTGCTGAGATTGTCGTCATTCCACTGAGCGCTTGGCTCGAACGGCTGTTCGGTCTGCGAACCCTCCTCATCATCGCGGTCAGCGCGTTCACCGCATTTTCTGTGCTATGCGGTGTAGCCACCGACCTTACGACCATGATCATCGGCCGCACGGGCCAGGGCTTCATGGGCGGAGTCCTCATTCCGACCGCAATGACTATTGTGGCTAAACGATTGCCGCCGCACCAACAGCCAATCGGAATGGCGCTGTTCGGCATGACTGTGGTTCTTGGCCCCGTGATGGGGCCATTGATCGGCGGCTGGCTGACCGAGAACCTGAGCTGGCACTATGCCTTTTTCGTCAATGTGCCAGTCTGCGCAATCCTGCTGCTCCTGCTGTTTATCGGGCTGCCTCACGAGAAGCCCAAGTGGGAATATCTCACGGACGCCGATTGGGCTGGCATTCTCGGGCTGATCCTCGGACTGGGCGGTCTGACTGTTGTACTCGAGGAAGGGCACCGTGAGGAATGGTTCGAGTCCTCACTCATTCGCTGGCTAACGGTGGTGACCATTATCGGCTTTGCCTGTTTGATTTACGGACAAGTGAAAGCACGCAAGCCGGTCTTGAAGTTGCAGCTCCTGTTCAATCGACAGTTCGCCAGCGTCGCGATCATGGCGCTCGCCCTGGGCATGGTGATGTATGGTTCGACCTATGTCATTCCGCAGTTCCTCGCGATCATTTCTGACTATAATGCTTTTCAGACGGGACTGGTCATCTTCTGGATGGGTGTCCCGGCCTTTCTCCTGATGCCGGTTCTGCCTCTGATGATCCGCAAGGTGGACATCCGCATTGCCGTCGGCACCGGAATGCTGCTGATGGCGATCAGCTGCTTTGTCAGCACGAGTCTGACCGCCGAATCCGGCGGCGCTGTCTTCACTGAAGGTCAGCTTATCCGCGGGGCCGGAATGATCCTTGCGATGATGTTCCTGAATCAGGCAACGGTGGCTTCGGTGGCCAAGGAAGACGCGGGCGATGCCTCGGGCATTTTCAACGCGGCCCGCAATCTTGGCGGATCATTCGCCCTCTCGGCCCTCGCTTCGTTCCAGGACCAGCGGATCTGGCATCATAGCCGGCGGATGGAAGAGACCCTGAATGCGAACAGCGTTTCGCTACAGGACTATCTCGAAGGGCTGGCGCGAAACTTCGGCGGCATGGAGGGGGCGATGGCCGTCCTGAGCCGCACCCTCCAACGCGAGGCGTTCATAATGACCTACAATGACGTGTTCCTGGTTATGGGGATTCTGACCCTCGCGACGGTTCCGCTGGTCCTCTTCCTGAGGCCGCTTCCAAAAAATGTCTCCCTTTCGATGCACTGA
- a CDS encoding excalibur calcium-binding domain-containing protein gives MSSGAELRATGQSSARRRRGVLPELHRRAEGRRRPVRRGQPGYGSHLDRDNDGTDCE, from the coding sequence TTGTCATCTGGGGCAGAGCTCCGCGCAACCGGCCAGTCCTCAGCGCGCAGGCGGCGAGGTGTACTACCCGAACTGCACCGCCGCGCGGAAGGCCGACGCCGCCCGGTCCGGCGGGGGCAGCCCGGCTACGGGAGCCACCTCGATCGCGACAATGATGGCACAGACTGCGAGTAG
- a CDS encoding efflux transporter outer membrane subunit, protein MRHLLPPLVTIALLAGCTAGPDYAGPPEVVSADTGTRFVRAGSDVSASDPVVAQWWLLLGDPELTRLVEAALSGNPSLAAAQARIAQARASIRQDRAGRMPSLGAQATTVQGRLPGLDLQGGAPPPSEQTNSDAETDDSLSFYNVGLNANWELEFAGGSRRRIEASNAQAAATVANAEDAKVQLTAQVASTYVNLREAQFRAEQFEAQISLQEEILALTYQRYQRGALPLFPVGTANAELEMLKSQLAEAEADIAVLSDALAILTGQVPGSVDAALTTARSIPMPPEQVAIGDPASLVARRPDIRAAERSLAASTARIGVAEAARFPKLSFTGILGLGGSSLDDVVDVGEFSALAIPRLQWNFLDFGRVDAAIDQAGAARNEAVANYQQTVLLALQDAERALARFGQQRVALAASMQIKKQADVAADLNRQRFAAGAISKADLNRALREQQQASADLVRAKGALTLAWIALQKSLGLGWQEPIRDQ, encoded by the coding sequence ATGCGCCACTTGCTACCTCCGCTTGTCACTATCGCCTTGCTAGCTGGATGCACGGCAGGGCCCGATTATGCAGGCCCCCCGGAAGTTGTGTCAGCAGACACGGGCACTCGCTTTGTGCGCGCTGGCAGTGATGTGAGCGCATCTGATCCGGTTGTCGCTCAATGGTGGCTGCTGCTCGGCGATCCCGAGTTGACGCGGCTGGTGGAGGCTGCGCTGTCCGGCAACCCCTCGCTCGCCGCAGCGCAGGCGCGCATTGCCCAGGCACGGGCATCCATCAGGCAAGACCGTGCGGGTCGAATGCCATCGCTTGGGGCACAGGCCACCACCGTGCAGGGCCGGCTTCCTGGTCTCGACCTTCAAGGCGGGGCGCCCCCCCCGTCAGAGCAAACCAATTCCGACGCAGAAACCGATGACTCACTGAGCTTTTACAATGTGGGCCTTAACGCCAACTGGGAGCTGGAGTTCGCCGGTGGCTCGCGCAGGCGCATTGAGGCCAGCAATGCCCAAGCTGCTGCAACGGTGGCCAATGCAGAGGACGCAAAGGTCCAGTTGACTGCCCAAGTGGCCAGCACCTACGTCAATTTGCGGGAGGCCCAATTCCGCGCAGAGCAATTTGAGGCGCAGATTTCGTTGCAGGAAGAGATCCTGGCGCTGACATACCAACGCTATCAGCGCGGTGCATTGCCGCTTTTCCCGGTAGGCACCGCGAATGCCGAACTGGAGATGCTCAAGTCACAACTTGCCGAAGCTGAAGCGGATATCGCAGTCCTGTCTGATGCACTCGCTATACTGACCGGACAGGTGCCGGGATCAGTTGATGCAGCGCTCACGACTGCGCGCTCCATTCCCATGCCGCCAGAGCAGGTCGCGATCGGCGATCCGGCAAGCCTGGTGGCGCGTCGGCCTGACATAAGGGCGGCCGAACGGTCTCTTGCCGCGTCGACGGCGCGGATCGGGGTGGCCGAGGCGGCGCGGTTCCCGAAATTGTCCTTCACAGGGATCTTAGGCCTCGGCGGATCCTCGTTGGACGACGTTGTCGATGTCGGCGAATTCTCCGCACTCGCGATCCCGCGCCTCCAGTGGAATTTCCTGGATTTCGGCAGGGTAGACGCTGCGATCGACCAAGCCGGGGCAGCGCGCAACGAAGCAGTCGCCAATTACCAGCAGACGGTGCTTCTGGCACTGCAAGACGCCGAACGTGCCTTGGCTCGCTTCGGCCAGCAGCGTGTTGCGCTCGCTGCCAGTATGCAAATCAAGAAGCAGGCTGACGTCGCGGCAGACCTGAACCGCCAACGTTTTGCCGCAGGAGCGATCTCGAAGGCTGACCTCAACCGGGCCCTGCGAGAACAGCAGCAGGCCTCAGCAGACCTCGTCCGGGCAAAAGGTGCCCTTACGCTGGCGTGGATCGCGCTGCAGAAGTCGCTGGGCCTTGGGTGGCAAGAGCCTATTCGAGATCAATAG